The following is a genomic window from Deltaproteobacteria bacterium.
GGAGGATGAACGGCGGCGCCGGGCGCGCTATCCCGCCGGGACGACGCGCGCGTCGGCGACGGTGAGCCCCGTTTCGTGGACGAAGATCGGGTTCATGTCCATCTCCCCGACGTCGGGGTGCGCCGCGAGGAACGCCGACAGCTGCACCAGGAGGGCGCGAAGGGCGGAGAGGTCCGCCGCCGGCCTCCCGCGCAGGCCGGTCAGCACCCGGTACCCCCGGATCTCCTCGATCATCTCCGCGGCGTCCTTCGAAGACAGGGGCGCCACGCGGAACGACACGTCGCGCATCGCCTCGACGAAGATCCCTCCCAGGCCGAACATGACCGCGTGCCCGAACTGCGGGTCCCGCGTCACGCCGACGATCACCTCGTGCCCCGCGGGCGCCATCGCGCACACCAGCGCCCCACCGGCGCGCGCGCCCGCCGCCTGTTCCGCCGCGCGGATCGCGCGGAACGCCGACCGCACCGCCGCCTCGTCGGCGACGTTCAGGAACACGCCGCCGGCGTCGCTCTTGTGCGTCACGTCGGGGGAGTTCATCTTCACCGCCACGGGGAAGCCGATCTTCCGCGCCGCGGCGACCGCCTCGTCTTCGCCGGCGGCCCGGGCGAACCGGGTCACGGGAAACCCGGCGCGGGAGAGAAGCTCCATAGAGTCGGCGGGGGAGAGCGCCTTCGGGCCGCCGGGCACCGGCGGTTCCGATCCACCCGTCGAAACGGGGAACCGGTCCCGGCGGAACCGGACGTGGCACGACAGCGCCTTCATCGCCCGCTCCGGCGTCGGGAACACGGCGATCTTCCTCTCGTGGAACTTCAGCCGCTCCTCCCGCTCCACGTCGGCGCCGCCGAGGTACGCCACCAGCTCGCAGCGTCCGGGGCGAATCACGTCGGAGGCGCCCGGGATCGGGTCGCCGAAGATCGTCATCACCACGTCGTACTCCCCGTCGGCCGCCGTAAGGACCTTCCGGTAGCGGGCGGCGTCGGTGTCCCCGGTGAGATCCAGGGGGTTCCCCACGATGCAGTGCGAAGGGAGGATCTCCCGCAGCTTCCCGGAGAGAGCGGCCGAAAGCGGAGTGACGCGCAGCCCCTCCTCTTCCGCGACGTCGGTCGCGATGATCGCGGAACCCCCCGAACTGGTGACGATGAGCGTGTTCGGCCCCTCGGGCGGGGGGAGGTAGGCGAGCGCCTTGGAGAAGTCGTACAGCTCCTCGAGCGTCGCCGCCCGGTGCACCCCGCTCTGGCGGAACACCGCGTCGT
Proteins encoded in this region:
- a CDS encoding acetate--CoA ligase family protein, whose translation is MASPLSSLFRPSRIAVIGASANPDKMGFQIFRNIREAGFAGEIVPVNPKGEVILGIPSVKSASELPEGIDLAVVIIPAKLVPGTMRELGERKTKSAIVITGGFAESGEAGAALQEEMTRAASSAGIRVIGPNCQGVNYPYHGVCASWPLITRRGEIAIVSQSGTVGAALIDWASEERLGFSAFVSMGNRSDVDEADLIAFFAEDPHTRVIALYIEGVRDAAKFLSAVRACPKPVVIFKAGRTERGRKAAESHTRSLAGRDEVYDAVFRQSGVHRAATLEELYDFSKALAYLPPPEGPNTLIVTSSGGSAIIATDVAEEEGLRVTPLSAALSGKLREILPSHCIVGNPLDLTGDTDAARYRKVLTAADGEYDVVMTIFGDPIPGASDVIRPGRCELVAYLGGADVEREERLKFHERKIAVFPTPERAMKALSCHVRFRRDRFPVSTGGSEPPVPGGPKALSPADSMELLSRAGFPVTRFARAAGEDEAVAAARKIGFPVAVKMNSPDVTHKSDAGGVFLNVADEAAVRSAFRAIRAAEQAAGARAGGALVCAMAPAGHEVIVGVTRDPQFGHAVMFGLGGIFVEAMRDVSFRVAPLSSKDAAEMIEEIRGYRVLTGLRGRPAADLSALRALLVQLSAFLAAHPDVGEMDMNPIFVHETGLTVADARVVPAG